One part of the Perognathus longimembris pacificus isolate PPM17 chromosome 10, ASM2315922v1, whole genome shotgun sequence genome encodes these proteins:
- the LOC125357992 gene encoding sulfotransferase 2B1-like — translation MAERMHTVEVFEGVRLPGFICTPESLQTACSFQFQDSDVLLVTFPKSGTTWVQQVLSLIFCEGHLWPVLHLPNWSRVPWMEQVSFSHLLSQLDPTRPRLLTTHLRATALAPALRKSKTRVVYVARNPKDVLVSFYHFHRVANFLPDPSSFEDFLDEFLKGTGFFGSWFDHVKGWLGLQQDLNMLLITYEELHQDLRGTIRKLSNFLQHPLGPAEEDLILEHCSFSFMSQSSVVNYSLVSTHIMDQSRGKFLRKGVVGDWREHFTPEQDEKFNAVYQAKMKDSGLQFPWTIG, via the exons ATGGCTGAGCGCATGCACACCGTGGAGGTCTTTGAGGGCGTCCGCTTGCCAGGCTTCATATGTACACCGGAGTCCCTGCAGACAGCCTGTTCCTTCCAGTTCCAGGACTCAGATGTCCTCCTGGTGACGTTCCCCAAGTCAG GCACTACATGGGTGCAGCAGGTGCTGAGCCTGATCTTCTGCGAGGGCCACCTGTGGCCCGTCCTGCACCTCCCCAACTGGAGCCGCGTACCCTGGATGGAGCAAGTCTCCTTCAGCCACCTCCTCAGCCAGCTGGACCCCACCCGGCCTCGTCTGCTCACCACCCACCTTCGTGCCACAGCCCTGGCCCCAGCTCTGAGGAAGTCCAAGACCCGG GTGGTGTACGTAGCTCGGAATCCCAAAGATGTGCTCGTTTCCTTCTACCACTTCCACCGAGTCGCCAACTTCCTGCCAGACCCCAGCTCCTTCGAGGACTTCCTAGATGAGTTTCTCAAGGGCACAG GCTTCTTTGGATCCTGGTTTGACCATGTAAAAGGCTGGCTGGGTCTCCAGCAGGACCTGAATATGCTTCTCATCACCTACGAGGAGCTGCACCAG GACCTTCGTGGCACCATCCGGAAGCTCAGCAACTTCCTGCAGCACCCGCTGGGGCCGGCCGAGGAGGACCTCATCCTGGAGCACTGCAGTTTCTCCTTCATGAGCCAGAGCAGCGTGGTCAACTACAGCCTGGTGTCCACGCATATCATGGACCAGAGCCGGGGCAAGTTCCTGCGGAAAG gTGTGGTGGGGGACTGGAGGGAGCACTTCACTCCGGAGCAGGATGAGAAGTTCAACGCTGTCTACCAGGCCAAGATGAAAGACTCCGGCCTTCAGTTCCCCTGGACCATAGGCTGA
- the Cpne7 gene encoding copine-7, which produces MSAGCERPAGPGPVPAPCASKVELRLSCRHLLDRDPLTKSDPSVVLLQQAHGEWVQVDRTEVVKSCLHPVFSKVFTVDYYFEEVQKLRFEVYDTHGPTGLSYQDDDFLGGMECTLGQIVAQKKMTRALLLKFGRNAGKSTITVIAEDISGNNGYVELSFQAQKLDDKDLFSKSDPFLELYRVNDDGSEQLVYRTEVVKNNLSPVWEPFRVSLNSLCSCEETRSLKCLVWDYDSRGKHDFIGDFVTTFAEMQKVFQDGQAQWECVNTKYKQKKRNYKNSGVVILADLKLHRVHSFLDYIMGGCQIHCTVAIDFTASNGDPRNSCSLHHINPYQPNEYLRALVAVGEVCQDYDSDKRFSALGFGARIPPKYEVSHDFAINFNPDDDECEGIQGVVEAYQNCLPKVQLYGPTNVAPIITKVAHMAAAEEHTGEASQYYILLILTDGVVTDMADTREAIVRASHLPMSIIIVGVGNADFTDMQILDGDDGVLRSPRGEPALRDIVQFVPFRELKHASPAALAKCVLAEVPKQVVEYYSHKALPPRSLGARAGQASPGPAS; this is translated from the exons ATGAGCGCGGGCTGCGAGCGCCCGGCGGGCCCCGGGCCGGTGCCCGCGCCCTGCGCCTCCaaggtggagctgcggctcagctGCCGGCACCTGCTGGACCGCGACCCCCTGACCAAGTCGGACCCCAGCGTGGTGCTGCTGCAGCAGGCGCACGGCGAGTGGGTGCAG GTGGACAGAACTGAAGTGGTGAAGAGCTGCCTGCATCCGGTGTTCTCCAAGGTCTTCACTGTCGACTACTACTTCGAGGAAGTGCAGAAGCTGCGCTTCGAGGTGTATGACACCCACGGGCCCACTGGGCTCAGTTACCAGGATGACGACTTCTTGGGGGGCATGGAGTGCACCTTGGGGCAG ATTGTGGCTCAGAAGAAAATGACACGGGCATTGCTGCTGAAGTTTGGCAGAAATGCTGGCAAGTCCACAATCACG GTGATCGCTGAGGACATCTCCGGGAACAATGGCTACGTGGAGCTCTCCTTCCAGGCCCAGAAGCTGGATGACAAG GACCTCTTCAGCAAGTCGGACCCCTTCCTGGAGCTGTATCGGGTCAACGATGATGGAAGCGAGCAGCTGGTGTACAGGACAGAA GTGGTGAAGAACAACCTTAGCCCAGTGTGGGAGCCCTTCAGGGTGTCACTCAACTCCCTGTGTAGCTGCGAGGAGACCCGCTCTCTGAag TGCCTGGTCTGGGATTACGACTCTCGAGGGAAGCACGACTTCATCGGGGACTTTGTCACCACCTTCGCGGAGATGCAGAAGGTTTTCCAGGACGGCCAG GCCCAGTGGGAGTGTGTAAACACCAAGTACAAGCAGAAGAAGCGCAATTACAAGAATTCTGGGGTGGTGATCCTGGCAGACCTGAAG CTCCACAGGGTCCACTCCTTCCTGGACTACATCATGGGTGGCTGCCAGATTCACTGCACA GTGGCCATCGATTTCACGGCTTCCAATGGCGACCCACGGAACAGCTGCTCCCTGCACCACATCAACCCCTACCAGCCCAACGAGTACCTGCGGGCCCTGGTGGCCGTGGGCGAGGTCTGCCAGGACTATGACAG TGACAAGAGGTTTTCTGCTCTGGGATTTGGAGCCCGAATTCCTCCCAAGTATGAG GTGTCCCATGACTTCGCCATCAACTTCAACCCCGACGATGATGAGTGTGAAg GAATCCAGGGGGTGGTGGAGGCCTACCAGAACTGCCTGCCCAAGGTCCAGCTCTACGGCCCCACCAACGTGGCACCCATCATCACCAAGGTGGCGCACATGGCAGCGGCCGAGGAGCACACTGGGGAAGCCTCC CAATACTACATCCTGCTGATCCTGACGGACGGCGTGGTGACCGACATGGCGGACACCCGGGAGGCCATTGTGCGCGCCTCCCACCTGCCCATGTCCATCATCATCGTGGGGGTGGGCAACGCGGACTTCACCGACATGCAGATCCTGGACGGGGACGACGGTGTCCTGCGCTCGCCCCGGGGCGAGCCCGCGCTCCGGGACATCGTGCAATTCGTGCCTTTCCGAGAGCTGAAGCAC GCGTCCCCTGCAGCTCTGGCCAAGTGCGTCCTGGCAGAGGTGCCCAAGCAGGTGGTGGAGTACTACAGCCACAAGGCGCTGCCTCCTCGTAGCCTCGGCGCCCGAGCAGGCCAGGCcagccccggcccggcctccTGA